From the Clostridiales bacterium FE2011 genome, one window contains:
- a CDS encoding FAD-dependent oxidoreductase: MTDIIVIGGGPAGMTAALYAQRNGKNALVLEKHGFGGQITYSPKVENWPGTAQMSGNEYAEALLDQIMNQGAEVDLAEVVRIEDHGDYKRVFTDDGLERDAKAVIVAAGVKHRMLGLPGENELVGEGISFCAVCDGDFYTGKTVCVAGGGNSALQEAILLSGKCEKVIMLQDLPDFTGEKKLQEILFSRPNVEKYTGVKITGLNTEEGILRSVTVKPQDGGEERQVACDGLFVAIGLIPENDAFAHLADLNKWGYFDSDERCETKTPGVFVAGDCRSKTVRQLTTAAADGATAALAACKYIDSL, translated from the coding sequence ATGACGGATATCATCGTGATCGGCGGAGGCCCCGCGGGCATGACAGCCGCGCTGTACGCGCAGCGGAACGGAAAGAACGCACTGGTGCTGGAAAAGCACGGTTTCGGCGGACAGATTACCTACAGCCCCAAGGTGGAAAACTGGCCGGGTACCGCCCAGATGAGCGGCAATGAATACGCCGAGGCGCTGCTGGACCAGATCATGAACCAGGGCGCGGAAGTGGACCTGGCGGAGGTTGTCCGGATCGAAGATCACGGGGACTATAAGCGGGTATTTACAGACGACGGCCTGGAGCGGGACGCAAAGGCTGTTATTGTGGCGGCGGGCGTGAAGCACCGGATGCTGGGCCTGCCGGGTGAAAACGAGCTGGTGGGCGAGGGCATCAGCTTCTGCGCCGTGTGCGACGGGGATTTCTATACCGGAAAAACCGTATGCGTGGCCGGCGGCGGAAACTCCGCCCTGCAGGAGGCGATCCTGCTGTCCGGCAAGTGTGAAAAGGTGATCATGCTGCAGGACCTGCCGGATTTCACCGGTGAAAAGAAGCTGCAGGAGATCCTGTTCAGCCGTCCGAATGTGGAAAAATACACCGGCGTGAAGATCACAGGCCTGAACACGGAGGAGGGCATTCTCCGGAGCGTGACCGTGAAGCCGCAGGACGGCGGGGAAGAACGGCAGGTTGCCTGTGACGGCCTGTTTGTTGCCATCGGCCTGATTCCGGAAAACGATGCTTTCGCGCATCTGGCGGATCTGAACAAGTGGGGATACTTTGACAGCGATGAGCGCTGCGAGACAAAGACCCCCGGCGTCTTTGTGGCGGGTGACTGCCGCAGCAAGACGGTACGTCAGCTGACTACCGCGGCGGCGGACGGTGCGACAGCAGCGCTGGCAGCCTGCAAGTATATCGATAGTCTGTGA
- a CDS encoding ribonucleoside triphosphate reductase → MYQVVKRDGKITDFEIGKISKAITKAFEALGKQYHPSVIDMLALRVTAEYEPLIHDDKIAVETIQDCVEKVLSEAGYADVAKAYILYRKQREKVRNVNSALLNYKDLVDNYLRINDWRVKENSTVTYSVGGLILSNSGAITANYWLSEIYDNEIAEAHRSAAIHIHDLSMLTGYCAGWSLKQLIQEGLGGVPGKITSSPASHLSTLCNQMVNFLGIMQNEWAGAQAFSSFDTYLAPFVRIDNLSQKEVKQCIQSFIYGVNTPSRWGTQAPFSNITLDWTCPKDLENLPAIIGGKEMDFTYGECQKEMDMVNKAFIEIMIEGDANGRGFQYPIPTYSITRDFDWSETENNRLLFEMTAKYGTPYFSNYINSDMEPSDVRSMCCRLRLDLRELRKKSGGFFGSGESTGSIGVVTINMPRLAYEAADEKEFYAKLDHLMDVAARSLKTKRTVITKLLDGGLYPYTKRYLGTFSNHFSTIGLVGMNEAALNANWLKKDLTHPEAQKFAQDVLNHMRERLSDYQEQYGDLYNLEATPAESTTYRFAKHDKEQYPDIITANMNGTPYYTNSSHLPVGYSEDIFSALDVQDELQTLYTSGTVFHAFLGEKLPDWKAAANLVRKIAENYKLPYYTMSPTYSVCKDHGYLSGEQYTCPHCGQKTEVYSRITGYYRPVQNWNDGKAQEFKDRKVYDIGHSRLTHTGPVMATAPAAEPVKEEPAAQPEKENKGCNCARAILFVSATCPNCKLAISMLEKAGFLFKKVLATDNPELTNQYGVKQAPTLVVLGQNPDEYTKYKGVSEIKGMLTAKQVG, encoded by the coding sequence ACCAAAGCGTTCGAAGCTCTGGGAAAACAGTATCATCCCAGCGTGATCGACATGCTGGCCCTGCGGGTTACCGCGGAGTATGAACCGCTGATCCACGACGATAAAATCGCGGTGGAAACCATCCAGGACTGCGTCGAAAAGGTGCTGTCCGAAGCGGGTTATGCCGACGTGGCCAAGGCCTACATTCTGTACCGCAAACAGCGGGAGAAAGTCCGTAACGTCAACTCCGCCCTTCTGAACTATAAGGACCTGGTGGACAACTATCTCCGCATCAACGACTGGCGCGTGAAGGAAAACTCCACCGTCACCTATTCTGTCGGCGGCCTGATTCTGTCCAACTCCGGTGCCATCACGGCCAACTACTGGCTGAGCGAGATCTATGACAATGAGATCGCTGAAGCCCACCGCAGCGCCGCGATTCATATCCACGACCTGAGCATGCTGACCGGCTACTGCGCCGGCTGGAGCCTGAAGCAGCTGATCCAGGAAGGCCTCGGCGGCGTTCCAGGCAAGATCACCAGCTCTCCGGCCAGCCATCTGTCCACCCTGTGCAACCAGATGGTGAACTTCCTGGGCATCATGCAGAACGAGTGGGCCGGCGCTCAAGCTTTCTCCAGCTTTGATACCTACCTGGCTCCCTTCGTCCGGATTGACAACCTGTCCCAGAAGGAAGTCAAGCAGTGCATCCAGAGCTTCATCTACGGTGTGAACACCCCAAGCCGCTGGGGTACCCAGGCACCCTTCTCCAACATTACCCTTGACTGGACCTGCCCGAAGGACCTGGAAAACCTGCCGGCCATCATCGGCGGCAAGGAAATGGACTTCACCTATGGCGAGTGCCAGAAGGAAATGGATATGGTCAACAAGGCCTTCATCGAAATCATGATTGAAGGCGACGCCAACGGCCGCGGCTTCCAGTATCCGATTCCCACCTATTCCATTACCCGGGACTTCGACTGGTCCGAAACCGAAAACAACCGGCTGCTGTTTGAGATGACCGCCAAGTACGGCACCCCCTACTTCAGCAACTACATCAACTCCGACATGGAGCCCAGCGACGTGCGCAGCATGTGCTGCCGCCTGCGTCTCGACCTGCGTGAACTGCGCAAGAAGAGCGGCGGTTTCTTCGGCAGCGGCGAATCCACCGGTTCCATCGGCGTTGTGACCATCAATATGCCCCGCCTGGCCTATGAAGCCGCTGACGAGAAGGAATTCTACGCCAAGCTGGATCACCTGATGGACGTTGCGGCCCGCAGCCTGAAGACCAAGCGTACGGTGATCACCAAGCTGCTGGACGGCGGCCTGTATCCCTACACCAAGCGCTACCTGGGCACCTTCAGCAACCACTTCAGCACCATCGGCCTGGTGGGTATGAATGAAGCGGCCCTGAACGCCAACTGGCTGAAGAAGGACCTGACCCATCCTGAAGCGCAGAAGTTTGCCCAGGACGTGCTGAACCATATGCGGGAGCGCCTGAGCGACTACCAGGAACAGTACGGCGATCTGTACAACCTGGAAGCGACCCCGGCCGAATCCACCACCTACCGTTTCGCGAAGCATGACAAGGAGCAGTATCCGGACATCATCACCGCGAACATGAACGGTACGCCCTACTATACCAACTCCAGCCACCTGCCCGTAGGCTACAGCGAGGACATCTTCTCCGCACTGGACGTGCAGGATGAGCTGCAGACCCTGTACACCTCCGGTACTGTCTTCCACGCCTTCCTGGGTGAGAAGCTGCCGGACTGGAAGGCAGCCGCAAACCTGGTCCGCAAGATCGCGGAAAACTATAAGCTGCCCTACTACACGATGAGCCCCACCTACTCCGTCTGCAAGGACCACGGCTATCTGAGCGGCGAGCAGTACACCTGCCCCCACTGCGGACAGAAGACCGAGGTTTACAGCCGGATCACCGGTTACTATCGTCCTGTGCAGAACTGGAACGACGGCAAGGCCCAGGAATTCAAAGACCGCAAGGTTTATGACATCGGTCACAGCCGCCTGACCCATACCGGCCCTGTGATGGCCACCGCACCGGCTGCCGAACCCGTGAAGGAAGAGCCCGCTGCCCAGCCTGAGAAGGAAAACAAGGGCTGCAACTGTGCCCGCGCGATCCTGTTTGTCAGTGCCACCTGCCCCAACTGCAAGCTGGCAATCAGTATGCTGGAGAAGGCCGGCTTCCTGTTCAAGAAGGTGCTGGCGACGGACAATCCCGAACTGACCAACCAGTACGGTGTGAAGCAGGCGCCCACGCTGGTGGTGCTCGGCCAGAATCCCGATGAATACACCAAGTACAAGGGTGTATCCGAAATCAAGGGTATGCTGACGGCAAAACAGGTCGGATAA